The following are encoded in a window of Aphis gossypii isolate Hap1 unplaced genomic scaffold, ASM2018417v2 Contig00067, whole genome shotgun sequence genomic DNA:
- the LOC126553090 gene encoding uncharacterized protein LOC126553090, with amino-acid sequence MKIHLIKACKNTPLQVKEELSDKKVPVLTAETNIIQRDLYQPSTSQSLSFVRESTPLSQSQNDSMPADLSMYVPDQTIIRQIEKKKSKVRDLLQGKEKIDTLLARAIFTSGIPLSIVEHKSWKQLFYTIRPSYKLPNRKTLSTTLLEKEFLLQKFKVENKIAESKCLSIQCDGWSNLRQEGIINFVITTPEPFFVDFIDTDGKRHTAEYLASQIITVINKYNPKKFVAFISDNASNIVKAAEIVQNKFEHMLMLTCVCHTLNLLVKDIFKCDQLQTFDTKVVSIIKTIKYSQRLSHKIRKISKEKNINVFVQLPVKTRWQSHLICYKNLFKLKQVLKLVAIDEDVAILFKDHIYTILLESFWKNVDSMIQLIEPIVNAITLLEGDKPIIHKVYPTVKNLKLKNIVKPVHITAHLLNPETLGNDLTNEEHIDVSEFINNFGMNSYDLNDEDCLTEIIYYKNKEGLYSKTFLWKTVSKLEPLIWWKSFNSRLSKLAQKILSIPVSSAATERSFSSFANIHSKKRNRLLTERAAKLTYISHNSKTLDRNKNDEDDNDSEIEDFTQNETTPFILQHGNSSHHREKSFNLNFTQEESDLDFESSETEIEQFSLHDTDTSLGFSCTDHDSDQDY; translated from the exons ATCTTTATCAACCATCTACTTCCCAAAGTTTATCATTTGTACGTGAAAGTACGCCATTGTCACAATCACAAAACGATTCAATGCCCGCAGATTTATCCATGTATGTTCCGGATCAAACAATAATTcgacaaattgaaaaaaaaaagtcgaa GGTTCGGGACTTATTGCAAggtaag GAAAAAATTGATACTCTATTAGCCAGAGCTATTTTTACAAGCGGAATACCACTATCTATTGTTGAACATAAATCTTGGAAACAATTATTCTATACTATTCGACCATCTTACAAATTGCCAAACCGAAAAACTTTATCGACAACTTTGTTAGAAAaggaatttttattacaaaaatttaaagtagaaaataaaatagccgAGTCAAAATGTTTGAGTATCCAATGTGATGGTTGGTCTAATTTAAGACAAGAAGggattataaattttgttattactacTCCAGAGCCTTTTTTCGTGGACTTTATTGATACTGATGGGAAAAGGCACACTGCTGAGTATTTAGCTAGCCAAATAattacagtaataaataaatataatcctaAAAAGTTTGTAGCTTTCATTAGTGACAATGCTAGTAATATTGTTAAGGCTGCTgaaatagttcaaaataaatttgaacataTGTTAATGTTAACATGCGTTTGTcacactttaaatttattagttaaagacatatttaaatgtgatCAATTACAAACATTTGATACAAAAGTCgtctcaataataaaaacaataaaatatagccaGAGACTTTCACACAAAATTCGGAAAATttcaaaggaaaaaaatataaatgtatttgttcaATTGCCAGTGAAAACTCGATGGCAGAGTCACTTGATttgctataaaaatttatttaaactaaaacaagtattaaaattggTAGCAATTGATGAAGATGTAGCGATATTATTTAAGGATcacatttatactattttactggaatctttttggaaaaatgttGATTCAATGATACAACTAATAGAACCTATCGTCAATGCAATTACTCTTCTTGAAGGCGACAAACCCATTATTCATAAAGTTTATCCAacggttaaaaatttaaa attaaaaaacatagttaAACCCGTTCATATTACAGCACATCTTTTAAATCCAGAAACACTTGGTAATGACTTAACTAATGAAGAACATATTGATGTTTctgaatttattaacaattttgggATGAACAGTTATGATTTGAATGATGAAGATTGTCTTACtgagattatatattataaaaataaagaaggaTTATACTCAAAAACTTTTCTATGGAAAACAGTTTCTAAGTTGGAACCTTTAATATGGTGGAAAAGTTTTAACTCAAGGTTGTCCAAGCTagctcaaaaaatattatcaataccaGTTTCTTCGGCTGCAACTGAGAGATCGTTTAGTTCTTTTGCAAATATACATTCTAAAAAACGAAATCGTTTGTTAACTGAGCGTGCTGCGAAATTAACGTATATTTCACACAATTCGAAAACACTTGatcgaaataaaaatgacgAAGATGATAATGATTCGGAAATAGAAGATTTTACACAAAATGAAACAACCCCATTTATTCTTCAACATGGAAATTCATCGCATCATCGTGAAAAAAGTTTCAACTTGAATTTTACTCAAGAAGAGAGTGATTTGGACTTTGAAAGCTCTGAAACAGAAATTGAGCAATTTTCTCTCCATGACACTGACACAAGTTTGGGATTTAGTTGCACTGACCACGATAGTGACcaagattattaa